In Bos mutus isolate GX-2022 chromosome 2, NWIPB_WYAK_1.1, whole genome shotgun sequence, one DNA window encodes the following:
- the LOC102277190 gene encoding intestinal-type alkaline phosphatase has protein sequence MQGACVLLLLGLQLQLSLGLIPVEEEDPAFWNRQAAQALDVAKKLQPIQTAAKNVILFLGDGMGVPTVTATRILKGQMNGKLGPETPLAMDQFPYLALSKTYNVDRQVPDSAGTATAYLCGVKGNYRTIGVSAAARYNQCKTTRGNEVTSVMNRAKKAGKSVGVVTTTRVQHASPAGAYAHTVNRNWYSDADLPADAQMNGCQDIAAQLVNNMDIDVILGGGRKYMFPVGTPDPEYPDDASVNGVRKDKQNLVQAWQAKHQGAQYVWNRTALLQAADDSSVTHLMGLFEPADMKYNVQQDPTKDPTLEEMTEVALRVLSRNPRGFYLFVEGGRIDHGHHDDKAYMALTEAVMFDNAIAKANELTSELDTLILVTADHSHVFSFGGYTLRGTSIFGLAPSKALDSKSYTSILYGNGPGYALGGGSRPDVNDSTSEDPSYQQQAAVPLASETHGGEDVAVFARGPQAHLVHGVQEETFVAHIMAFAGCVEPYTDCNLPAPTTATSIPDAAHLAASPPPLALLAGAMLLLLAPTLY, from the exons ATGCAGGGGGCctgcgtgctgctgctgctgggcctgCAGCTACAGCTCTCCCTAGGCCTCATCCCAG TTGAGGAGGAAGACCCCGCCTTCTGGAACCGCCAGGCAGCCCAGGCCCTCGATGTGGCTAAGAAGCTGCAGCCCATCCAGACAGCCGCCAAGAATGTCATCCTCTTCTTGGGGGATG GGATGGGGGTGCCTACGGTGACAGCCACTCGGATCCTAAAGGGGCAGATGAATGGCAAACTGGGACCTGAGACACCCCTGGCCATGGACCAGTTCCCGTACCTGGCTCTGTCCAAG ACATACAACGTGGACAGACAGGTGCCAGACAGCGCAGGCACTGCCACTGCCTACCTGTGTGGGGTCAAGGGCAACTACAGAACCATTGGTGTAAGTGCAGCCGCCCGCTACAACCAGTGCAAAACGACACGTGGGAATGAGGTCACGTCTGTGATGAACCGGGCCAAGAAAGCAG GGAAGTCCGTGGGAGTGGTGACCACCACCAGGGTGCAGCATGCCTCCCCAGCCGGGGCCTACGCGCACACGGTGAACCGAAACTGGTACTCAGACGCCGACCTGCCTGCCGATGCCCAGATGAACGGCTGCCAGGACATCGCCGCACAGCTGGTCAACAACATGGATATTGAC gtgatccTGGGTGGAGGCCGAAAATACATGTTTCCTGTGGGGACCCCAGACCCTGAATACCCAGATGATGCCAGTGTGAATGGAGTCCGGAAGGACAAGCAGAACCTGGTGCAGGCATGGCAGGCCAAGCACCAG GGAGCCCAGTATGTGTGGAACCGCACTGCGCTCCTTCAGGCGGCCGATGACTCCAGTGTAACACACCTCATGG GCCTCTTTGAGCCGGCAGACATGAAGTATAATGTTCAGCAAGACCCCACCAAGGACCCGACCCTGGAGGAGATGACGGAGGTGGCCCTGCGAGTGCTAAGCAGGAACCCCAGGGGCTTCTACCTCTTTGTGGAGG GAGGCCGCATTGACCACGGTCACCATGATGACAAAGCTTATATGGCACTGACCGAGGCGGTCATGTTTGACAATGCCATCGCCAAGGCTAATGAGCTCACTAGCGAACTGGACACGCTGATCCTTGTCACTGCAGACCACTCTCATGTCTTCTCTTTTGGTGGCTATACACTGCGTGGGACCTCCATTTTTG GTCTGGCCCCCAGCAAGGCCTTAGACAGCAAGTCCTACACCTCCATCCTCTATGGCAATGGCCCTGGCTATGCGCTTGGCGGGGGCTCGAGGCCCGATGTTAATGACAGCACAAGCG AGGACCCCTCGTACCAGCAGCAGGCGGCCGTGCCCCTGGCTAGCGAGACCCACGGGGGCGAGGACGTGGCGGTGTTCGCGCGCGGCCCGCAGGCGCACCTGGTGCACGGCGTGCAGGAGGAGACCTTCGTGGCGCACATCATGGCCTTTGCGGGCTGCGTGGAGCCCTACACCGACTGCAATCTGCCAGCCCCCACCACCGCCACCAGCATCCCCGACGCCGCGCACCTGGCGGCCAGCCCGCCTCCACTGGCGCTGCTGGCTGGggcgatgctgctgctgctggcgccCACCTTGTACTAA